A DNA window from Campylobacter concisus contains the following coding sequences:
- a CDS encoding class I SAM-dependent methyltransferase has product MTTVKILKENDQDFEWYPTTDEIINCVKKHINAQTYGGYSILDIGAGDGRVLKALTYGKNTLCYSIEKSEILRNKQDKDIIPLGCDLWQNTLIDKEMDFIFCNPPYSEYEAWCEKIIKEANTEKGIYFVIPERYKQSVIINQVLKARKLENKIYSLGSFDFLNAERGARAKVEVVFVKIENERYSDNVSAFDLFLDENFKFNTTSKFNQEAQRERIKKELINSKNHLESLVELYQADMQKLMSNFQAIASLDSEILEEIGFKKETLRKSIRSRIEGLKNLYWQELFNRYEPITSKFIANYRNTILEKLSSRRNIDFNIGNIYAITIWFLKNASGSFSEQLLDFYLFLAEKDNLRAYKSNIKFTSDKWKYMRSDELKDFLRKEKDARASLDYRLVLSQKRFVETNYYGACFLSYSAVDFLNDIQVLARNLGFAVNNQEFKRGYREYPICSGEKNYIYSTDGDILVEYKIYKNGNMHIKIDQELIKAINIEAGRLLGWLRSPAEAGSELNMKEAEARQYFGKLVEIPMSSIKMLVA; this is encoded by the coding sequence ATGACAACAGTGAAAATTTTAAAAGAAAACGACCAAGATTTTGAGTGGTATCCGACTACGGACGAAATTATAAATTGTGTAAAAAAACACATCAATGCACAAACCTATGGTGGTTACAGCATACTAGACATAGGTGCTGGTGATGGCAGAGTATTAAAGGCATTAACTTATGGCAAAAATACGCTATGTTACTCCATTGAGAAAAGTGAAATACTGCGGAATAAACAAGATAAGGATATTATCCCTTTAGGGTGTGACCTTTGGCAAAACACCCTAATAGACAAAGAGATGGATTTTATCTTTTGTAATCCACCTTATAGCGAATATGAAGCCTGGTGCGAAAAAATAATAAAAGAAGCAAATACTGAAAAAGGGATATATTTCGTTATCCCTGAAAGATATAAACAAAGTGTAATCATAAATCAAGTTTTAAAGGCTAGAAAACTAGAGAATAAAATTTACTCTCTAGGATCATTTGATTTTTTAAATGCTGAAAGAGGCGCACGCGCCAAGGTAGAAGTAGTTTTTGTAAAAATTGAAAATGAGAGATACAGTGATAACGTTTCAGCGTTTGATCTATTTTTGGATGAAAATTTTAAATTTAATACTACATCTAAATTTAATCAAGAAGCACAGCGTGAGCGTATCAAAAAAGAGCTGATAAATTCAAAAAATCATCTTGAAAGCCTGGTTGAGCTATACCAGGCGGATATGCAAAAGCTAATGTCTAATTTTCAGGCTATTGCTTCTCTTGATAGTGAGATTTTAGAAGAGATAGGCTTCAAAAAAGAAACTCTTAGGAAAAGTATAAGATCAAGAATAGAGGGACTAAAAAATCTATATTGGCAAGAGCTATTTAATAGGTATGAGCCTATAACGTCTAAATTTATTGCCAACTATCGCAATACTATTTTAGAAAAATTAAGTTCTCGTAGGAATATTGATTTTAACATTGGGAACATATACGCCATAACAATTTGGTTTTTAAAAAATGCAAGTGGTAGTTTTTCGGAGCAGTTATTAGACTTTTATCTTTTTTTGGCAGAAAAAGATAATCTTAGAGCTTATAAATCTAATATAAAATTTACGTCTGACAAATGGAAATATATGAGATCAGATGAATTAAAAGATTTTTTAAGAAAAGAGAAAGACGCTAGAGCAAGCCTTGATTATAGGCTAGTTTTGTCACAAAAGAGATTTGTGGAAACAAACTATTATGGAGCTTGCTTTTTGTCTTATAGTGCTGTAGATTTTCTAAACGACATTCAAGTCTTAGCAAGAAATTTGGGCTTTGCGGTAAATAATCAAGAATTTAAAAGAGGGTATAGGGAATACCCTATATGTTCAGGTGAAAAAAATTATATTTATTCTACTGACGGCGACATCTTGGTTGAATATAAAATTTATAAAAATGGCAATATGCACATAAAAATTGATCAAGAACTTATAAAAGCCATCAACATAGAGGCAGGCAGATTATTAGGCTGGTTAAGAAGTCCAGCTGAAGCAGGCTCTGAATTGAATATGAAAGAAGCTGAGGCAAGACAATATTTTGGAAAACTTGTCGAGATACCTATGAGCAGCATTAAAATGCTTGTAGCATGA